The Salinirubellus salinus genome segment CGAGAGGGTGGTCGCCTCGGTCACGGTGCCGTGGTCGGTGCCAGTGTGGTCGCCGGCCGTCGTGGCCGCCCCACGGGCTCGGTCCGCCCACCGGACCGTCCGCGTGTGCGACGGGTCGCGACCCACACCGCCGCAGGTGCAGCCACCGCCCGTCTCGACGGTCACGAGTTCGCGCTCGGGGCCGCCGGCGAGTGCTGCACACGCCTCGCGGGACACCTCGGCCGGCACCTCACCGACGACGAGGATGGTACACCCCGACTCGCGGAGTGCCTGCAACTCCTCGCGGAGTCGCTCGGCCGTCTCCCGTGGGTCTCTCGGGTCGCTCCCGCGACCCGGCCTGTCGCTCGCCGCCGGTCGTGCGTCGCCGTCTCTCATGTCGTATCGTCCTCCGTCCCCGCCGCTGCTCCGGTGCCCATCGGCTCCCCGACGAACAGTCGTTCCCGGTCCTCCGTCCGGACCTCTGTGAGCGCCGCGTCCGCCGCCGCTCGCGCGGCGAGCACCGCCCCGTCGACGGCGTCGAACCCACCGTCACCCACCGGGGGTGCGGCGTCGTCGCGTCGACCCTGCCGGCGGGCCAGCTCGTACAGCCGGTCCACCCGCGTGTCGTACTCCTCCAGCGAGACCAGCCGGTCGACGGCCCGCGAGAGGGCCGCGGCCGTCACCGGTCGGTCCACGCGCACGTCGAACGTCGGGAACGCGCCCGCCGTCGGCGGCGCGAGCACGCCAGCACGGACACGCACGCCGCGCTCGCGGAGCGTCTCGAGGAGCGCCTCGCCCGAGCGGTCTGGCAGGTACGCCGCGGTCACCAGCAGGTCCACATCGTGGCCAGCGTCGTCGCTCACCCCCAGCGCGGTCAGCGCTTCGTCGGCCGAGCGCGCCGTCTCCACGCGGTACGCACCGCCCATCCCATCGGCGGCGGTGAGGGCGTCGCTCGAGTCGGCGACGACCAGCACGGTCCGCGGTCCCTCACCCCCCATGGTTCTCTCGACCTACGTTACACCCTGACGTACTTGAATACTTCGCGCGATAACGCGGCGTGAAAAAGTGAGCGGCGGCCGTGCAGCCTCACTCGCCGCCCGGCAGCGAGAGTTCGTCGACGTCTCGCAGGTGGAGCACGCTGAGCGTGGCCACGGCCAGCAGGACCCCGCCGAGAACGACCTGCGTCGCCAGCGCGCCGATACCGAGGCTGGCGACGAACAGCAGTCCACCGACCAGCACGGCGGCCGCGTAGTACCGTGGCCAGGGGCGGGTCGAGGCCGGCTCGTCCGTGGTGTCGTCTCCGTCCCCACGCCACGGCCGCGCCGTCCGGAGTTCCTTGGCGTCCTCCAGGTACCGGTTCAGTGCAGCCGCGTTCCGGCCCAGCTCGATGACGCCGCGTGGCTTGTTGAACTCGATGACCTCCACGTCGTCCATCCGCGGGAGGTGACACTGGTAGAGCGCGACGTAGACCCGCTTTCGCTCGCTCGCGGAGAGCTCCTCGACCGGTTTCCCCGTCTCCCACGACGCGAGCGCCTCCGCCAGTTCGCTCATCTCCGCGCGCCCACCGTTCTCGACGAGGAACCGGAGCGCCCGTCGCCGGCGCTCGTTGCGCAGCACGTCGAACACCTGGTCGAGCGGGAGCGGGCCGAAGCCGGCTGACTCCGGCTCCCCGGCCTCCTCGGGTGTCCCTTCGGTCGGCGGCTCCTCGATCTCTGGGACGGCGTTACTCATCCTTCGACGCCCCCAGTGGCAACCACCGCGCTGGGTGCGTGACTGTCCGTCTCGGTGCTCGACTGACCGCGTACGTGGTGTGGAATCTGCATAGACTCTCGTACCTCCACCCGCCCCACCGGTGCCACCGTCGCGCACCGGGCTACGCCGAGCGGGGATAGTGGATTATTGACAATTGGACGCATAGGTAGTTATCCATTATTTGATGAGTGTTCCGTCATCGTATCAGGTAATATCTCTGTTACGAGATGATGCCCGACAAAACCACACTACTGGGGTCCATCTTCAAGAACGGGAGAGTGTGTCAGGGTAGTGATTAAAGATGCAGAACTCGGGGGCGGAGCGCCTTTCTCCCGTCTGGTGGACGAGGATAGACTGTCGATAACTCGCGGGGTTAACGGCGGTAAGGAGAGTCTACTGTCCTCCACGAGCGGTCCACCGACCAGGCACCCGGAGACGTCGGGGGAAGTTCGAGGGTCCTAACAATAGGTGTGGGACGGGCAGTGTAGCGGAATGCGTACGACGACCCGCACCGCCGACTGGCAGGAACTGTGGTGGGACCCATGACCGACGGGCGGCCGAACGTGGTTCTCGTCTCCATCGACAGTCTCAGGGCCGACCACTGCGGCTACGTGGGTGCCAGCCCGGAGTCCGGACTGACCCAG includes the following:
- a CDS encoding DUF7504 family protein, with the translated sequence MRDGDARPAASDRPGRGSDPRDPRETAERLREELQALRESGCTILVVGEVPAEVSREACAALAGGPERELVTVETGGGCTCGGVGRDPSHTRTVRWADRARGAATTAGDHTGTDHGTVTEATTLSELGEATAAAVDRAAADTAPGELRVCIDSLGPLVEATSERSVFRFCHQLNATVRAAEGLGHVHLPVAREAERAAILGALFDVTVELDLFGGKPRQRWFLHEAGIVSDWLPIGVGDR
- a CDS encoding DUF7344 domain-containing protein, which codes for MSNAVPEIEEPPTEGTPEEAGEPESAGFGPLPLDQVFDVLRNERRRRALRFLVENGGRAEMSELAEALASWETGKPVEELSASERKRVYVALYQCHLPRMDDVEVIEFNKPRGVIELGRNAAALNRYLEDAKELRTARPWRGDGDDTTDEPASTRPWPRYYAAAVLVGGLLFVASLGIGALATQVVLGGVLLAVATLSVLHLRDVDELSLPGGE